From a single Solenopsis invicta isolate M01_SB chromosome 6, UNIL_Sinv_3.0, whole genome shotgun sequence genomic region:
- the LOC105205281 gene encoding ABC transporter G family member 23 isoform X2: protein MVQEEAVIIRNAIKRYGKEQLVLNGLNMTISKGSIYGLLGASGCGKTTLLSCIVGIRYCNSGMVWVLGGTPGKKGSGIPGPRVGYMPQDISLVEEFFLKDTFYYFGRINGLGDEEIEAKQTFFSKFLQLPPLDRQVKNMSGGEQRRVSFASALIHSPELLILDEPTVGLDPILREDIWAYLIKLTQQEGVTVLMTTHYIEEAKDANKIGFLRRGKLLAESAPHELLEQFQCLSLEEALLKLCNAQDEITSNEMSQEDTNSDVLYQDKYKQTKEISECKAFSGRQVSRLKRFKALIAKNGIQFLRDYTGFIFAVSFPIIKFILFLMSIGGDPKGITFGIINEEAGNCDFGSNTGNVWNDESTCRFSNLSCRFLYNFDDFTEKKEYYDNFSEAKRDVQNGKLSGIMYFSQNFSQGLQKRLEESFFAKDSDLYASQIQVFLDMSEMQIGLLTQKKLYERFIKTFEDIMRHCKYSIKLANPPIRFEDPIYGTLDLSYRDFVLSTGSLSLWPSQSLQT from the exons ATGGTACAGGAAGAGGCAGTGATTATAAGGAATGCCATAAAACGTTATGGGAAAGAGCAACTGGTACTCAACGGTCTGAATATGACTATTTCCAAAGGTTCcat ATACGGACTATTGGGGGCCAGCGGATGCGGTAAGACCACCCTGTTGTCCTGCATCGTTGGGATTCGATATTGCAACAGTGGAATGGTATGGGTCTTAGGAGGAACGCCGGGCAAAAAGGGCTCCGGCATCCCCGGGCCTCGAGTGGGTTATATGCCGCAAGATATCTCCTTGGTAGAAGAGTTCTTCTTGAAAGATACCTTTTATTACTTCGGCAGGATAAACGGGCTTGGTGACGAGGAGATCG aagcAAAACAGACCTTCTTTTCGAAGTTTCTTCAATTACCCCCGTTGGATCGTCAGGTAAAGAACATGAGTGGAGGTGAACAAAGAAGGGTTTCCTTTGCTAGCGCGTTAATCCACAGTCCTGAGCTTCTAATTCTGGATGAACCCACTGTGGGCTTGGATCCAATTTTAAGGGAGGA TATTTGGGCTTATTTAATAAAGCTGACGCAGCAGGAAGGTGTCACCGTGCTGATGACGACGCATTATATCGAAGAAGCTAAAGATGCTAATAAA ATCGGTTTCCTGAGACGTGGTAAATTGCTGGCGGAATCAGCACCGCATGAATTGCTGGAGCAATTTCAATGCTTGTCCTTAGAGGAGGCTCTCTTGAAACTGTGCAACGCACAAGATGAGATTACTTCGAATGAAATGTCCCAGGAGGATACCAACAGCGACGTGTTGTATCAAGATAAATATAAGCAAACAAAG GAAATCTCGGAGTGCAAAGCGTTTTCGGGACGTCAAGTTTCACGATTAAAAAGGTTTAAAGCTCTAATAGCAAAAAACGGCATCCAATTTTTGCGTGATTATAC AGGCTTCATTTTCGCAGTTTCCTTTCCGATAATTAAATTCATCTTATTCTTAATGTCAATTGGTGGTGATCCGAAGGGCATCACGTTTGGAATTATCAACGAAGAAGCTGGCAATTGCGATTTCGGCAGCAATACTGGCAATGTCTGGAATGACGAAAGCACCTGTCGGTTTAGCAATCTCAGTTGCAGATTTCTGTACAATTTTGACGATTTCACCGAGAAAAAG gaatattatgataatttttctgaAGCAAAACGTGATGTACAGAATGGAAAACTCTCTGGTATAATGTATTTTAGTCAAAACTTTTCCCAAGGTCTGCAAAAGCGATTGGAAGAGAGTTTTTTCGCGAAGGATTCTGACCTGTATGCCAGTCAAATTCAAGTTTTCCTCGATATGAGTG AAATGCAAATTGGATTGTTGACACAGAAAAAGCTATATGAACGTTTTATAAAGACCTTTGAGGATATTATGAGACACTGCAAATATTCGATAAAATTGGCTAATCCACCCATCAGa TTTGAAGATCCTATTTATGGTACACTTGACCTTAGTTATAGAGATTTCGTATTATCAACAG GATCGCTTTCCTTATGGCCATCACAATCTCTACAAACTTGA
- the LOC105205281 gene encoding ABC transporter G family member 23 isoform X1 has protein sequence MVQEEAVIIRNAIKRYGKEQLVLNGLNMTISKGSIYGLLGASGCGKTTLLSCIVGIRYCNSGMVWVLGGTPGKKGSGIPGPRVGYMPQDISLVEEFFLKDTFYYFGRINGLGDEEIEAKQTFFSKFLQLPPLDRQVKNMSGGEQRRVSFASALIHSPELLILDEPTVGLDPILREDIWAYLIKLTQQEGVTVLMTTHYIEEAKDANKIGFLRRGKLLAESAPHELLEQFQCLSLEEALLKLCNAQDEITSNEMSQEDTNSDVLYQDKYKQTKEISECKAFSGRQVSRLKRFKALIAKNGIQFLRDYTGFIFAVSFPIIKFILFLMSIGGDPKGITFGIINEEAGNCDFGSNTGNVWNDESTCRFSNLSCRFLYNFDDFTEKKEYYDNFSEAKRDVQNGKLSGIMYFSQNFSQGLQKRLEESFFAKDSDLYASQIQVFLDMSEMQIGLLTQKKLYERFIKTFEDIMRHCKYSIKLANPPIRFEDPIYGTLDLSYRDFVLSTGMLMIAFLMAITISTNLIVIDRFKGVWDRSVVQANLDSNLQLVLQLLFILYFLL, from the exons ATGGTACAGGAAGAGGCAGTGATTATAAGGAATGCCATAAAACGTTATGGGAAAGAGCAACTGGTACTCAACGGTCTGAATATGACTATTTCCAAAGGTTCcat ATACGGACTATTGGGGGCCAGCGGATGCGGTAAGACCACCCTGTTGTCCTGCATCGTTGGGATTCGATATTGCAACAGTGGAATGGTATGGGTCTTAGGAGGAACGCCGGGCAAAAAGGGCTCCGGCATCCCCGGGCCTCGAGTGGGTTATATGCCGCAAGATATCTCCTTGGTAGAAGAGTTCTTCTTGAAAGATACCTTTTATTACTTCGGCAGGATAAACGGGCTTGGTGACGAGGAGATCG aagcAAAACAGACCTTCTTTTCGAAGTTTCTTCAATTACCCCCGTTGGATCGTCAGGTAAAGAACATGAGTGGAGGTGAACAAAGAAGGGTTTCCTTTGCTAGCGCGTTAATCCACAGTCCTGAGCTTCTAATTCTGGATGAACCCACTGTGGGCTTGGATCCAATTTTAAGGGAGGA TATTTGGGCTTATTTAATAAAGCTGACGCAGCAGGAAGGTGTCACCGTGCTGATGACGACGCATTATATCGAAGAAGCTAAAGATGCTAATAAA ATCGGTTTCCTGAGACGTGGTAAATTGCTGGCGGAATCAGCACCGCATGAATTGCTGGAGCAATTTCAATGCTTGTCCTTAGAGGAGGCTCTCTTGAAACTGTGCAACGCACAAGATGAGATTACTTCGAATGAAATGTCCCAGGAGGATACCAACAGCGACGTGTTGTATCAAGATAAATATAAGCAAACAAAG GAAATCTCGGAGTGCAAAGCGTTTTCGGGACGTCAAGTTTCACGATTAAAAAGGTTTAAAGCTCTAATAGCAAAAAACGGCATCCAATTTTTGCGTGATTATAC AGGCTTCATTTTCGCAGTTTCCTTTCCGATAATTAAATTCATCTTATTCTTAATGTCAATTGGTGGTGATCCGAAGGGCATCACGTTTGGAATTATCAACGAAGAAGCTGGCAATTGCGATTTCGGCAGCAATACTGGCAATGTCTGGAATGACGAAAGCACCTGTCGGTTTAGCAATCTCAGTTGCAGATTTCTGTACAATTTTGACGATTTCACCGAGAAAAAG gaatattatgataatttttctgaAGCAAAACGTGATGTACAGAATGGAAAACTCTCTGGTATAATGTATTTTAGTCAAAACTTTTCCCAAGGTCTGCAAAAGCGATTGGAAGAGAGTTTTTTCGCGAAGGATTCTGACCTGTATGCCAGTCAAATTCAAGTTTTCCTCGATATGAGTG AAATGCAAATTGGATTGTTGACACAGAAAAAGCTATATGAACGTTTTATAAAGACCTTTGAGGATATTATGAGACACTGCAAATATTCGATAAAATTGGCTAATCCACCCATCAGa TTTGAAGATCCTATTTATGGTACACTTGACCTTAGTTATAGAGATTTCGTATTATCAACAGgcatgttaat GATCGCTTTCCTTATGGCCATCACAATCTCTACAAACTTGATAGTCATTGATCGGTTTAAAGGTGTCTGGGATCGCAGCGTGGTTCAAGCTAATTTAGATTCTAATCTGCAATTAGTTTTACAATTACTCTTTATTCtctattttcttttgtaa
- the LOC105205226 gene encoding 28S ribosomal protein S33, mitochondrial, whose amino-acid sequence MSKYVNLANVGTNYAIRMNRLSNRIFGEVVRPTNEKSMKVVKLFSEKPVNKRPEIVEYYPRFKETELLMKHLRNYGLFRDEHKDFKEEYQRLRELRGKTRWIPPPFRNKSKDSKPS is encoded by the coding sequence ATGAGTAAATATGTGAACCTGGCGAACGTAGGCACCAATTATGCCATACGTATGAATCGCCTGAGTAACCGAATATTCGGCGAAGTAGTTAGACCGACTAATGAAAAATCGATGAAAGTGGTAAAGCTCTTCAGCGAGAAACCGGTGAACAAACGACCGGAGATCGTAGAATATTATCCAAGATTCAAAGAGACGGAGCTGTTGATGAAACATCTGCGCAATTACGGTCTCTTCAGAGATGAGCATAAGGACTTCAAGGAGGAGTATCAGCGTCTGAGGGAACTTCGTGGTAAAACTAGGTGGATACCACCTCCCTTCAGAAATAAATCCAAAGATTCCAAACCATCCTAA
- the LOC105205227 gene encoding hemolymph lipopolysaccharide-binding protein isoform X2, translated as MMLRYMFVVLSCTITYCIASENTIETDTVINGLTGKSSLNMNGNLTPAQQIIYIYGPRQWKMQDSNLINKAGNDYLITPGMGAHKLHVRKLPWYKARRICIQEGGHLAIINSNSEEKLLLHILEENKINQAWLGVHDLYEEGDWNTIMDEPLEATGYSKWTLKIANEPDNYGGKQHCGVLLKEGGMDDLECTALVAFFCEIAF; from the exons ATGATGTTGCGATACATGTTCGTGGTACTTTCATGTACAATAACGTATTGTATAGCATCAGAAAATACAATTGAAACTGATACAGTGATCAACGGATTGACAG GTAAATCATCACTAAACATGAATGGAAATTTGACTCCGGCAcagcaaattatttatatttacgggCCACGTCAATGGAAAATGCAAGATAGTAATCTCATAAACAAAGCAGGGAACGATTATCTTATTACACCTGGCATGGGTGCTCATAAACTTCATGTTCGTAAGTTGCCATGGTACAAGGCTCGCAGAATTTGCATTCAAGAAGGGG GTCATTTGGCTATTATTAACTCCAATTCGGAGGAAAAACTGCTGTTGCACATTTTGGAggagaataaaataaatcaagcgTGGCTTGGCGTACATGATCTCTACGAAGAGGGCGATTGGAATACGATCATGGACGAACCTTTGGAAGCTACAGGCTACTCAAAGTGGACTTTAAAAATTGCCAACGAACCTGACAACTATGGCGGGAAACAGCACTGTGGAGTCCTCTTGAAGGAAGGCGGAATGGATGATCTCGAGTGCACTGCATTAGTCGCCTTTTTCTGCGAAATTGCTTTCTGA
- the LOC105205224 gene encoding kelch-like protein diablo isoform X1, with amino-acid sequence MVLQIDSVWGWASPPLRLQLAGGTRGASGRAATGVPSSQRMGEIVVERAPSPARLSHTSEKHPRATLTELNVLRRHRELCDVVLNVGSRKIFAHRVILSACSPYFRAMFTGELAESRQTEVTIRDIDEMAMELLIDFCYTSHIIVEEANVQTLLPAACLLQLAEIQDICCEFLKRQLDPSNCLGIRAFADTHSCRELLRIADKFTQHNFQEVMESEEFLLLPVGQLVDIISSDELNVRTEEQVFSAVMNWVKYNVTERRQHLAQVLQHVRLPLLSPKFLVGTVGSDLLVRSDDACRDLVDEAKNYLLLPQERPLMQGPRTRPRKPTRRGEVLFAVGGWCSGDAIASVERFDPNTADWKMVAPMSKRRCGVGVAVLNDLLYAVGGHDGQSYLNSIERYDPQTNQWSCDVAPTTSCRTSVGVAVLDGFLYAVGGQDGVQCLNHVERYDPKENKWSKVSPMTTRRLGVAVAVLGGYLYAIGGSDGQSPLNTVERYDPRQNKWSQVSPMSTRRKHLGCAVFNNLIYAVGGRDDCMELSSAERYNPHTNSWSPIVAMTSRRSGVGLAVVNGQLYAVGGFDGTAYLKTIEVYDPEQNQWKLCGCMNYRRLGGGVGVMRAPQTENYIW; translated from the exons ATGGTGTTGCAGATAGATTCTGTGTGGGGCTGGGCGTCACCCCCGCTGCGCCTCCAGCTAGCCGGGGGGACCAGGGGTGCCTCGGGGAGAGCGGCTACAGGCGTCCCATCCTCGCAGAGGATGGGTGAAATAGTCGTGGAACGCGCTCCTTCCCCAGCACGCCTCAGTCATACGTCTGAGAAGCATCCCCGTGCAACACTTACCGAGCTCAATGTCCTTCGTCGTCATCGGGAATTGTGCGACGTTGTTCTCAATGTTGGCTCCAGAAAGATATTCGCGCACCGCGTCATCCTTTCAGCATGTAGCCCATATTTTAG GGCAATGTTTACTGGGGAGCTGGCGGAATCTAGACAAACTGAAGTAACAATACGCGACATAGACGAAATGGCTATGGAACTACTTATAGACTTCTGTTACACTTCTCATATTATCGTCGAAGAAGCGAATGTTCAAACTCTCCTTCCAGCAGCGTGCCTTCTTCAATTAGCAGAAATTCAAGATATatgttgcgaatttctcaaacgCCAATTAGATCCATCAAATTGCTTGGGTATCCGGGCGTTCGCGGATACCCACTCTTGCCGCGAACTTTTACGTATTGCCGATAAGTTTACACAACATAATTTTCAAGAG GTAATGGAAAGcgaagaatttttattactacCCGTGGGGCAATTGGTAGACATTATTTCATCGGATGAATTAAATGTGCGTACGGAGGAGCAAGTTTTTAGCGCTGTGATGAATTGGGTGAAATACAACGTCACGGAGCGACGACAACATCTTGCGCAAGTCTTGCAGCACGTGCGACTGCCATTACTCAGTCCAAAATTTTTAGTTGGTACCGTTGGATCGGATTTGTTAGTTCGTTCTGACGATGCTTGCAGAGATCTCGTGGATGAAGCAAAGAATTACCTACTTTTGCCGCAAGAGAGACCATTGATGCAGGGACCTAGAACAAGACCCAGAAAACCTACGAGACGAGGAGAGGTGCTGTTCGCTGTTGGTGGATGGTGTTCGGGTGACGCCATTGCCAGCGTCGAGAGATTTGATCCTAATACTGCCGATTGGAAAATGGTCGCGCCGATGAGTAAACGGAGATGTGGAGTGGGCGTAGCGGTATTAAATGACTTATTATACGCTGTCGGCGGACATGACGGACAAAGCTACTTAAATAGCATCGAGCGATACGATCCACAAACGAATCAGTGGTCTTGCGACGTTGCTCCTACCACATCTTGCAGGACCAGCGTAGGTGTCGCTGTGCTGGATGGCTTTCTGTATGCAGTCGGTGGTCAGGACGGAGTACAATGCCTTAATCATGTGGAAAG ATACGATCctaaagaaaataaatggtCTAAAGTGTCGCCAATGACTACTAGAAGATTGGGAGTAGCGGTTGCAGTACTCGGAGGTTATTTATATGCCATCGGCGGGTCTGATGGACAGTCACCCCTTAACACGGTAGAAAGATACGATCCAAGACAGAATAAATGGTCTCAAGTGTCCCCGATGTCTACGAGACGTAAGCATCTAGGCTGTGCTGtatttaataatctaatttaTGCTGTGGGAGGACGAGACGATTGCATGGAGCTCTCCAGCGCGGAACGTTATAATCCTCATACGAATTCCTGGAGTCCTATAGTAGCTATGACATCTAGAAGAAGTGGT GTGGGTCTAGCGGTAGTAAACGGTCAATTGTATGCGGTAGGCGGATTCGATGGAACCGCGTATCTAAAAACAATCGAAGTATACGATCCGGAGCAAAATCAATGGAAGCTATGTGGTTGTATGAATTACAGGAGACTTGGCGGAGGTGTGGGAGTGATGCGAGCTCCACAAACCGAGAATTACATTTGGTAG
- the LOC105205224 gene encoding kelch-like protein diablo isoform X2, translating into MGEIVVERAPSPARLSHTSEKHPRATLTELNVLRRHRELCDVVLNVGSRKIFAHRVILSACSPYFRAMFTGELAESRQTEVTIRDIDEMAMELLIDFCYTSHIIVEEANVQTLLPAACLLQLAEIQDICCEFLKRQLDPSNCLGIRAFADTHSCRELLRIADKFTQHNFQEVMESEEFLLLPVGQLVDIISSDELNVRTEEQVFSAVMNWVKYNVTERRQHLAQVLQHVRLPLLSPKFLVGTVGSDLLVRSDDACRDLVDEAKNYLLLPQERPLMQGPRTRPRKPTRRGEVLFAVGGWCSGDAIASVERFDPNTADWKMVAPMSKRRCGVGVAVLNDLLYAVGGHDGQSYLNSIERYDPQTNQWSCDVAPTTSCRTSVGVAVLDGFLYAVGGQDGVQCLNHVERYDPKENKWSKVSPMTTRRLGVAVAVLGGYLYAIGGSDGQSPLNTVERYDPRQNKWSQVSPMSTRRKHLGCAVFNNLIYAVGGRDDCMELSSAERYNPHTNSWSPIVAMTSRRSGVGLAVVNGQLYAVGGFDGTAYLKTIEVYDPEQNQWKLCGCMNYRRLGGGVGVMRAPQTENYIW; encoded by the exons ATGGGTGAAATAGTCGTGGAACGCGCTCCTTCCCCAGCACGCCTCAGTCATACGTCTGAGAAGCATCCCCGTGCAACACTTACCGAGCTCAATGTCCTTCGTCGTCATCGGGAATTGTGCGACGTTGTTCTCAATGTTGGCTCCAGAAAGATATTCGCGCACCGCGTCATCCTTTCAGCATGTAGCCCATATTTTAG GGCAATGTTTACTGGGGAGCTGGCGGAATCTAGACAAACTGAAGTAACAATACGCGACATAGACGAAATGGCTATGGAACTACTTATAGACTTCTGTTACACTTCTCATATTATCGTCGAAGAAGCGAATGTTCAAACTCTCCTTCCAGCAGCGTGCCTTCTTCAATTAGCAGAAATTCAAGATATatgttgcgaatttctcaaacgCCAATTAGATCCATCAAATTGCTTGGGTATCCGGGCGTTCGCGGATACCCACTCTTGCCGCGAACTTTTACGTATTGCCGATAAGTTTACACAACATAATTTTCAAGAG GTAATGGAAAGcgaagaatttttattactacCCGTGGGGCAATTGGTAGACATTATTTCATCGGATGAATTAAATGTGCGTACGGAGGAGCAAGTTTTTAGCGCTGTGATGAATTGGGTGAAATACAACGTCACGGAGCGACGACAACATCTTGCGCAAGTCTTGCAGCACGTGCGACTGCCATTACTCAGTCCAAAATTTTTAGTTGGTACCGTTGGATCGGATTTGTTAGTTCGTTCTGACGATGCTTGCAGAGATCTCGTGGATGAAGCAAAGAATTACCTACTTTTGCCGCAAGAGAGACCATTGATGCAGGGACCTAGAACAAGACCCAGAAAACCTACGAGACGAGGAGAGGTGCTGTTCGCTGTTGGTGGATGGTGTTCGGGTGACGCCATTGCCAGCGTCGAGAGATTTGATCCTAATACTGCCGATTGGAAAATGGTCGCGCCGATGAGTAAACGGAGATGTGGAGTGGGCGTAGCGGTATTAAATGACTTATTATACGCTGTCGGCGGACATGACGGACAAAGCTACTTAAATAGCATCGAGCGATACGATCCACAAACGAATCAGTGGTCTTGCGACGTTGCTCCTACCACATCTTGCAGGACCAGCGTAGGTGTCGCTGTGCTGGATGGCTTTCTGTATGCAGTCGGTGGTCAGGACGGAGTACAATGCCTTAATCATGTGGAAAG ATACGATCctaaagaaaataaatggtCTAAAGTGTCGCCAATGACTACTAGAAGATTGGGAGTAGCGGTTGCAGTACTCGGAGGTTATTTATATGCCATCGGCGGGTCTGATGGACAGTCACCCCTTAACACGGTAGAAAGATACGATCCAAGACAGAATAAATGGTCTCAAGTGTCCCCGATGTCTACGAGACGTAAGCATCTAGGCTGTGCTGtatttaataatctaatttaTGCTGTGGGAGGACGAGACGATTGCATGGAGCTCTCCAGCGCGGAACGTTATAATCCTCATACGAATTCCTGGAGTCCTATAGTAGCTATGACATCTAGAAGAAGTGGT GTGGGTCTAGCGGTAGTAAACGGTCAATTGTATGCGGTAGGCGGATTCGATGGAACCGCGTATCTAAAAACAATCGAAGTATACGATCCGGAGCAAAATCAATGGAAGCTATGTGGTTGTATGAATTACAGGAGACTTGGCGGAGGTGTGGGAGTGATGCGAGCTCCACAAACCGAGAATTACATTTGGTAG
- the LOC105205225 gene encoding protein canopy 4, with the protein MLLVNRIILLNSLFAYTAFGNLEEEHGVKYANKCEVCKVLATELEARLDETGKTRDVLEFGYSVDDVAPKKKKEYKKSELRLLESMEDVCERILEYNIHKERTDSTRFAKGMSQTFKTLHGLVDRGVKVDLGIPYELWDKPSVEITTLKSQCEDLLENHEVDIENWYHNHQGQISLIRYLCSERALKGQNDSCLHEKTDTTKEVKKQKKKKKEGTNSKENIKDKDSQNVKQEL; encoded by the exons ATGCTGCTAGTAAATcgtataattctattaaattcattattcgCGTACACTGCTTTCGGTAATCTCGAGGAAGAGCATGGGGTTAAATACGCCAATAAATGCGAAG TGTGTAAAGTTTTAGCTACAGAACTTGAGGCTAGGCTAGATGAAACAGGAAAGACACGTGACGTGTTGGAATTTGGATATTCAGTGGACGATGTTGcaccaaaaaagaaaaaggaatacAAGAAGTC aGAGCTACGGTTATTAGAATCCATGGAAGATGTTTGTGAACGTATATTGGAATACAATATACACAAAGAACGTACGGACAGTACAAGATTTGCAAAAGGAATGAGTCAAACATTTAAGACATTGCATGGTCTTGT GGATAGAGGAGTTAAAGTGGATTTGGGTATTCCCTATGAGTTGTGGGACAAGCCTTCCGTAGAGATAACTACTTTGAAATCACAGTGCGAAGATTTACTGGAAAATCATGAGGTTGACATTGAAAACTGGTATCATAATCATCAAGGACAGATTTCTTTAATTAG ATATTTGTGTTCTGAGCGTGCGTTAAAAGGACAAAATGATTCTTGCCTACACGAGAAGACCGATACGACGAAAGAAGttaagaaacaaaagaaaaagaaaaaggaaggtACAAAtagtaaagaaaatataaaagacaaAGATTCACAGAATGTGAAGCAAGAATTGTAA
- the LOC105205227 gene encoding hemolymph lipopolysaccharide-binding protein isoform X1 has product MMLRYMFVVLSCTITYCIASENTIETDTVINGLTAVTPGKSSLNMNGNLTPAQQIIYIYGPRQWKMQDSNLINKAGNDYLITPGMGAHKLHVRKLPWYKARRICIQEGGHLAIINSNSEEKLLLHILEENKINQAWLGVHDLYEEGDWNTIMDEPLEATGYSKWTLKIANEPDNYGGKQHCGVLLKEGGMDDLECTALVAFFCEIAF; this is encoded by the exons ATGATGTTGCGATACATGTTCGTGGTACTTTCATGTACAATAACGTATTGTATAGCATCAGAAAATACAATTGAAACTGATACAGTGATCAACGGATTGACAG CTGTAACCCCAGGTAAATCATCACTAAACATGAATGGAAATTTGACTCCGGCAcagcaaattatttatatttacgggCCACGTCAATGGAAAATGCAAGATAGTAATCTCATAAACAAAGCAGGGAACGATTATCTTATTACACCTGGCATGGGTGCTCATAAACTTCATGTTCGTAAGTTGCCATGGTACAAGGCTCGCAGAATTTGCATTCAAGAAGGGG GTCATTTGGCTATTATTAACTCCAATTCGGAGGAAAAACTGCTGTTGCACATTTTGGAggagaataaaataaatcaagcgTGGCTTGGCGTACATGATCTCTACGAAGAGGGCGATTGGAATACGATCATGGACGAACCTTTGGAAGCTACAGGCTACTCAAAGTGGACTTTAAAAATTGCCAACGAACCTGACAACTATGGCGGGAAACAGCACTGTGGAGTCCTCTTGAAGGAAGGCGGAATGGATGATCTCGAGTGCACTGCATTAGTCGCCTTTTTCTGCGAAATTGCTTTCTGA
- the LOC105205281 gene encoding ABC transporter G family member 23 isoform X3, which translates to MVQEEAVIIRNAIKRYGKEQLVLNGLNMTISKGSIYGLLGASGCGKTTLLSCIVGIRYCNSGMVWVLGGTPGKKGSGIPGPRVGYMPQDISLVEEFFLKDTFYYFGRINGLGDEEIEAKQTFFSKFLQLPPLDRQVKNMSGGEQRRVSFASALIHSPELLILDEPTVGLDPILREDIWAYLIKLTQQEGVTVLMTTHYIEEAKDANKIGFLRRGKLLAESAPHELLEQFQCLSLEEALLKLCNAQDEITSNEMSQEDTNSDVLYQDKYKQTKEISECKAFSGRQVSRLKRFKALIAKNGIQFLRDYTGFIFAVSFPIIKFILFLMSIGGDPKGITFGIINEEAGNCDFGSNTGNVWNDESTCRFSNLSCRFLYNFDDFTEKKEYYDNFSEAKRDVQNGKLSGIMYFSQNFSQGLQKRLEESFFAKDSDLYASQIQVFLDMSEMQIGLLTQKKLYERFIKTFEDIMRHCKYSIKLANPPIRDRFPYGHHNLYKLDSH; encoded by the exons ATGGTACAGGAAGAGGCAGTGATTATAAGGAATGCCATAAAACGTTATGGGAAAGAGCAACTGGTACTCAACGGTCTGAATATGACTATTTCCAAAGGTTCcat ATACGGACTATTGGGGGCCAGCGGATGCGGTAAGACCACCCTGTTGTCCTGCATCGTTGGGATTCGATATTGCAACAGTGGAATGGTATGGGTCTTAGGAGGAACGCCGGGCAAAAAGGGCTCCGGCATCCCCGGGCCTCGAGTGGGTTATATGCCGCAAGATATCTCCTTGGTAGAAGAGTTCTTCTTGAAAGATACCTTTTATTACTTCGGCAGGATAAACGGGCTTGGTGACGAGGAGATCG aagcAAAACAGACCTTCTTTTCGAAGTTTCTTCAATTACCCCCGTTGGATCGTCAGGTAAAGAACATGAGTGGAGGTGAACAAAGAAGGGTTTCCTTTGCTAGCGCGTTAATCCACAGTCCTGAGCTTCTAATTCTGGATGAACCCACTGTGGGCTTGGATCCAATTTTAAGGGAGGA TATTTGGGCTTATTTAATAAAGCTGACGCAGCAGGAAGGTGTCACCGTGCTGATGACGACGCATTATATCGAAGAAGCTAAAGATGCTAATAAA ATCGGTTTCCTGAGACGTGGTAAATTGCTGGCGGAATCAGCACCGCATGAATTGCTGGAGCAATTTCAATGCTTGTCCTTAGAGGAGGCTCTCTTGAAACTGTGCAACGCACAAGATGAGATTACTTCGAATGAAATGTCCCAGGAGGATACCAACAGCGACGTGTTGTATCAAGATAAATATAAGCAAACAAAG GAAATCTCGGAGTGCAAAGCGTTTTCGGGACGTCAAGTTTCACGATTAAAAAGGTTTAAAGCTCTAATAGCAAAAAACGGCATCCAATTTTTGCGTGATTATAC AGGCTTCATTTTCGCAGTTTCCTTTCCGATAATTAAATTCATCTTATTCTTAATGTCAATTGGTGGTGATCCGAAGGGCATCACGTTTGGAATTATCAACGAAGAAGCTGGCAATTGCGATTTCGGCAGCAATACTGGCAATGTCTGGAATGACGAAAGCACCTGTCGGTTTAGCAATCTCAGTTGCAGATTTCTGTACAATTTTGACGATTTCACCGAGAAAAAG gaatattatgataatttttctgaAGCAAAACGTGATGTACAGAATGGAAAACTCTCTGGTATAATGTATTTTAGTCAAAACTTTTCCCAAGGTCTGCAAAAGCGATTGGAAGAGAGTTTTTTCGCGAAGGATTCTGACCTGTATGCCAGTCAAATTCAAGTTTTCCTCGATATGAGTG AAATGCAAATTGGATTGTTGACACAGAAAAAGCTATATGAACGTTTTATAAAGACCTTTGAGGATATTATGAGACACTGCAAATATTCGATAAAATTGGCTAATCCACCCATCAGa GATCGCTTTCCTTATGGCCATCACAATCTCTACAAACTTGATAGTCATTGA